In one window of Methanoregula sp. DNA:
- a CDS encoding GyrI-like domain-containing protein: MDVPGFTVKKMPAKIIMGIKRRTSNADGRSVEDIPACWQEFLTKNTAAKITNRARTPAMFAVYSEYDSDWTGEYSYLIGSEVTKADTIPEGLAVTYIPAQTYAVFKAAGPMPDALLAIWMSVWGTNLPRTYTCDFEWYDARFTRPENKEIDVYVAINEEELKKLQ, translated from the coding sequence ATGGATGTACCTGGATTTACGGTAAAGAAGATGCCCGCAAAGATCATCATGGGCATCAAACGCCGGACTTCTAACGCGGATGGCCGGAGTGTTGAGGATATTCCGGCCTGCTGGCAGGAATTTCTCACAAAAAACACGGCTGCAAAGATCACCAACCGTGCCAGGACTCCGGCAATGTTTGCCGTATATTCGGAATACGACAGTGACTGGACAGGAGAATATTCCTACCTGATCGGCAGTGAAGTCACAAAAGCCGACACAATTCCCGAGGGACTTGCTGTCACCTATATCCCCGCCCAGACCTACGCAGTCTTCAAAGCAGCCGGGCCCATGCCGGATGCGCTCCTTGCCATCTGGATGTCAGTCTGGGGAACAAATCTTCCCCGTACGTATACCTGCGATTTTGAGTGGTACGATGCCCGTTTCACCCGCCCGGAGAATAAGGAGATCGATGTCTACGTGGCGATAAACGAAGAAGAACTGAAAAAATTGCAATAA
- the cofC gene encoding 2-phospho-L-lactate guanylyltransferase, whose protein sequence is MCPHALIPYKPVNPKTRLSCILDQAEREAFARAMLQDVITTTIDALCTPVIVSTELYDSEDVQITIKDADLSSSLNQILPDCTGPILILMADLPLADRASIQRVTSTTSDMAIVPGRGGGTNVIYIKDTKRFHVDYYGMSFLKHMKIAQDAGLSCEVIDSFRLHTDIDEKEDLAELLIHGTGKSRAYLEELGISLVVEKGRVGVERKR, encoded by the coding sequence ATGTGCCCGCACGCCCTTATCCCGTATAAACCTGTAAACCCGAAGACACGCTTATCCTGTATCCTCGACCAGGCAGAACGGGAGGCATTTGCCCGTGCTATGCTGCAGGATGTCATCACTACTACCATAGATGCCCTCTGCACACCGGTGATCGTCAGCACCGAACTCTATGACAGCGAGGATGTCCAGATCACGATAAAAGATGCCGATCTCAGCAGTTCCCTCAACCAGATCCTGCCGGACTGCACCGGCCCTATTCTCATCCTCATGGCGGATCTTCCTCTCGCCGATCGCGCATCCATCCAGCGGGTCACCAGTACAACGAGTGATATGGCGATAGTGCCCGGGCGGGGCGGGGGCACAAATGTGATCTATATCAAGGACACCAAGCGGTTCCATGTCGATTACTACGGCATGAGTTTTTTAAAGCACATGAAGATCGCCCAGGATGCCGGTCTCTCCTGCGAAGTGATCGACTCGTTCCGCCTCCACACCGATATCGATGAGAAAGAGGATCTGGCTGAGCTGCTGATCCATGGCACTGGCAAGAGCAGGGCATATCTGGAGGAACTCGGCATCTCGTTGGTGGTCGAGAAGGGCAGGGTCGGGGTTGAGCGGAAGCGATAG
- a CDS encoding putative dsRNA-binding protein encodes MNRQAGLSLIELLGNPDPDVNRIINTFVTRFNAAYGIPGTDRWDITKEDWQRYEFLGDRVLSLIIAQSLFTQRDAMLNEGEMTKILSGVVSNRALDALTHQHEKQAFTRLIPKSIGEQNTYGEKITGGAFEAFIGALYCEVGLDDVAYFVNAIMEDALNSYNPGQNAKGILQEYFQKIDKSEVPEYRETMRTGPGHKPVFTCQVFFKNALLGEGTGDSKQLAEQAAARRALETLGLIRR; translated from the coding sequence ATGAACAGGCAGGCCGGGTTATCGCTCATAGAACTATTGGGCAATCCTGATCCCGACGTCAACCGGATTATCAATACTTTTGTCACCCGGTTCAATGCTGCCTATGGTATCCCGGGCACCGACCGGTGGGATATCACAAAAGAGGACTGGCAGCGGTATGAGTTTCTCGGTGACCGTGTCCTGAGTCTTATCATTGCACAGTCCCTGTTTACCCAGCGCGATGCGATGCTGAACGAAGGAGAGATGACAAAGATCTTAAGCGGCGTAGTATCGAACCGGGCCCTGGATGCCCTGACGCATCAGCATGAGAAACAGGCCTTTACGCGTCTTATTCCAAAATCCATCGGTGAGCAAAATACCTATGGTGAAAAAATCACCGGTGGGGCGTTTGAAGCGTTTATCGGTGCCCTGTACTGTGAAGTCGGACTGGATGATGTAGCCTATTTTGTCAATGCGATCATGGAAGATGCGCTCAACAGTTACAACCCGGGCCAGAACGCAAAAGGTATCCTGCAGGAATATTTCCAGAAGATCGACAAGTCCGAAGTCCCTGAATACAGGGAGACGATGCGAACGGGTCCAGGTCACAAACCGGTATTTACCTGCCAGGTTTTTTTCAAGAATGCACTTCTGGGCGAGGGAACCGGAGACAGCAAACAACTGGCAGAACAGGCAGCTGCCCGGCGGGCCCTCGAAACGCTCGGGTTGATTCGCCGGTAA